In one Nicotiana tomentosiformis chromosome 6, ASM39032v3, whole genome shotgun sequence genomic region, the following are encoded:
- the LOC104102255 gene encoding uncharacterized protein, with protein MPGPGPHMMYTLGSGLGLMSISNGRFSPHHCLTYSINAFFGPDIGSFSEWLTSTLGLGSALGYAIEPWIHDPFYYILILGIPMSMLYSTASKFLLKKGLLDSASGVPLTRKQCLFLVAAGSLSHFFLDHLFEENGKSTMYTWVLSTGWWEGRAPINPDAVVVIAILCTCLIADFIYINRVKPLKLLKLRVINSVKLILVIATLYCLWCATQMYLVRPRRPAVGEEADLGVLVFLGIYFFLPHWLCIMSMNSRDPQELLPL; from the exons ATGCCAGGTCCAGGACCGCACATGATGTACACATTGGGGTCTGGCTTAGGTCTGATGAGTATATCTAATGGCCGGTTCAGTCCTCATCACTGCCTCACCTATTCAATCAACGCTTTCTTTGGGCCGGACATTGGATCTTTCTCCGAGTGGCTAACTTCCACCCTTGGATTAGGCAGTGCTTTGGGTTATGCAATCGAGCCGTGGATCCATGACCCTTTTTATTACATCCTTATTCTTGGTATTCCCATGTCCATGCTTTACAGCACCGCCTCCAAATTCCTCCTCAAGAAGGGTTTACTTGATTCCGCTTCTGGG GTGCCGTTAACCAGGAAACAGTGCTTATTCCTGGTCGCTGCAGGCTCTTTGTCACATTTTTTCTTGGACCATTTGTTTGAG GAAAATGGAAAGTCTACTATGTACACTTGGGTATTGAGCACAGGTTGGTGGGAAGGTCGTGCACCGATCAATCCAGATGCTGTTGTTGTGATTGCTATTTTATGTACCTGCTTGATCGCCGACTTTATTTACATCAACAG AGTGAAGCCACTGAAACTGCTCAAGTTACGCGTTATCAATTCTGTCAAGCTGATCTTGGTAATTGCTACCTTATACTGCTTATGGTGTGCAACTCAAATGTACTTGGTTCGTCCTCGTCGACCAGCAGTAGGTGAAGAGGCTGATCTTGGAGTCCTTGTGTTTTTGGGAATATATTTTTTCCTCCCTCATTGGCTGTGCATTATGTCCATGAACTCAAGAGATCCGCAAGAACTTTTGCCCCTTTGA